The genomic interval GATCTGCGGCGCGGCCAGCGCGATGAAGACGATCGGCCCGGCGACCGCGGTCACGGTCGCGGTGCAGCCGACCCCGGTCGCGACCAGAAGCAGCCGGAGCCGGTCCAGCCGGACGCCGGACGTCACCGCGACGTCGTCGCCGAGCGCGGCCTGGTGCATGGTGTGCGCCAGGCCCGCGAGCACGATCGCCAGCGCGCCGAGGACGCTCAGCGGCACCACCAGCTCGTCCCAGTCGACGCCGTTGAGCGAACCGGCGCTCCACCCGGTCGCCGCGATCGCGACGTCCAGCTCGGCGCGGAGCACGATCCACGAGTTCACCGCCGTGAGGATCGCGTTGACCGCGATACCGACGACGATCAGCCGCAGGCCGGAGAGGCCCGAGCGTCCGGCCGAGAGCACGTAGACCGCCGCCGCTGCTGCCAGCCCGCCGAGTACCGAGCTGGCTTGGAGCATGCCCGCTCCCCCGCCGAGCAGCGTGATCGCGACCAGCGCCCCGGTGTAGGCGCCGGTGTCCAGCCCGATGACGTCCGGGCTGCCCAGCGCGTTGCGGGTCAGGTTCTGGAAGAGCGCACCGGCCAGGCCGAGCGCGGCGCCGAACGCGAGCGCCGCGGTCACCCGGGGCAGCCGCCAGTTCAGGATCACGAACGCCTCGTCGCCGCGCCCGACCAGGGCGGCGAGCACGTCGGACGAGGTCGACCAGGTGCTGCCGTAGTGCAGGGCGGCGAACGCCAGCGTGAGCGCCACCCCGATCGCCGCGAACCGGAACCTCACGACGCCGCCTCGAACGTCCGCACGGCCCAGATCAGCACCGGGCCGCCGAGGAACGCGGTCACCACCGCCACAGGCACCTCGCCGGTGGGCAGCAGCAGCCGGGCCCCGACGTCGGCCACCACCAGCAGCACCGCACCCACCACGAGCGAGTGGACGAGCAGCCAGGGCACCGAGTCCGCGGCGATCCGGCGGGCCAGGTGCGGCACGATCAGCCCGACGAACGCCACCGGGCCCGCCACCGCGGTCGCCGTGCCGGCCAGCACCGTCACCAGCAGCAGTACCACCGCGCGGGTCCGGCCGACGTGCGCGCCGAGCCCGCGGGCGACGTCCTCGCCGAGGGCCAGCGTCGACAGCGGCCGGGACATCAGCAGCGCACCGGCGAGCGACAGCGCGACGACGACCACCGGAACGGTCAGCGGGATCCGCTCGCTGCCGGCCAGCGCGCCGACCGACCAGAACCGGTAGCGGTCGAAAACGTCCGGGAACGTCAGCCGCAGGCCCAGCGAGATGCCCATCAGCACCGCGGTCAGCGCCACCCCGGCCAGCAGCAGCCGCAGCGGCGAGGTCCGGCCGACCGCGTACACGATCACGGACGCGACCGCGCAGCCGACGACCGCGAGCCCCAGCTGCCCGAGCTGGGTGCCGGCCAGGCCCGCGAGCACCCCGACGTTGATCGCGAACCCGGCGCCCGCGGTCAGCCCGAGCAGCGCCGGCTCGGCGAGCGGGTTGCGGCTGACCGTCTGGATGAGCGCGCCGGACACCCCGAGCGCCGCACCGACGCACACGCCGAACACCGTCCGCGGCAGCCGGAGGTCCCGCACCACGACGTGGTCGTCGGTGCCGGCGTAGTCGAACAGCGCCCGCCAGACCTCGGCGGGCGCGACCGACCGGGCGCCGACGGCGACGCCCGCCAGCAGCGCGCCGAGCAGCACCACGAGCGCGACGGTGAGGAAGAGCAGCTGGTCAGTCCTCGCTGTGCGCCGCAACGCCACGTTTCCAGTATCCGGTGACCAGGTGGTCGAGTCGCCCGCGGGCCCAGGTGCGCACCGGCTTGAGCGCGGTGGCCTCCCCGGCGGCGAACAGGAACGTTCCCTCCGGCAGCGGCAGGCCGCGGACGGCGTCCGGTTCGTCGTAGGTGACGGTCACCCGTTCGCGCGCCGCCAGCGGGTAGGCCCGTTCGTCGCCGGTGACGACGACGTGCGCGCTCACGTCCGGGGGTGACTCATCGAGCCAGCGGCCGAGGGCCGGGAGTGCGGTGGCATCGACGACGAACGCGTAGTGGCCGTACGTGTGGGGGAACGCTTCGGCACCGGGTGGCCCGGCGATCGTCACGTCCTCCCCGACGGCGGCGCCGCGCACCCAGGTCGAGGCGAGCCCGCCCTCGTGCAGCACGAAGTCCAGGTCGAGCTCGAGCGCGACCGGGTCGTACCGGCGGATCGTGTACTTGCGGGTCGGCGGGAACGGGTGCGGCCAGTCGAGCATGTCGTGAGCGTTGGGCACCGGATCGCGCTGGGTGCCGTCCGGGTCCGGGAACACGATTCGCACGTGGTCGTCGGCCTGGTAGGTGTGCAGGCCCTGGAGGCCGTCACCGCCGAACGTCAGCCGGGTCATGGCTGGGGTGACCGACGTGATCCGGGTGATCGACGCCCTCCGGACGCCGATCGGGTACGGGACGCGGGTCAGGCCGCTGCCCGCCCGGTGGTGGGCAGCGACCTTCGGACCGGGATCCGTCCTCGACTGCTTCACTTGGCCAGCAGCGGCGCGAAGGCCGTGTCGATCGCGTCGAGCGTCTTCGTCGCCGCGGGGTACGTCGCCGCCTCGGTGTAGCGGATCGCGAACACCTTGCCCGCCTTCACCGCCTTGAGGTTCTTCCAGAGCGGCGAGTCCAGCACGGCCTGCACGGAGTCGGACGGCGTGCCGTCCGGCTGCACGGTGTAGGTGATCGCATCGGCCTCGCCCAGGCTCGCGGAGAGCTCCTCCAGCGACGGGTACTCGGAGACCGCCTTGCTGCCCTCGCCCGGCTCCTTGACCTGGCCGTAGTAGGTGACGCCGATGTCTCCGGCGACGTTCGTGCCCCAGGACTTGGCGAACTCGCGGTGGAACTGGCCCTTGGAGATGTCGCCGTAGCCGCCCACGTGGCCGAACTTCAGGCTGTCGAGGGCGGACGCGTATTTGGTCTTCAGCTCGGCGGCCTTGGCCTCGTAGGCCTGCTTGCCTTTCTCGAACTGCTCGGTGGCGCCGGCGGCGTCCGCCTGCTTCTGCGACAGCGTCCGCCAGGCGTCGGGGATCGTGGGGCCGATCGCGACGACCGGCGCGATCCCCTTCAACCGGTCCAGGTCGATGTCGGCGAGCACCGGCTTCGGAACACCGATGACGATGAGGTCGGGCTTGGCGGCCGCGATCGCCTCGTAGTTCGTCTCGGCGGCGGTCTCACCGGCCACCTTCGTCAGTTCGTTGTAGGTGGCGAGGTCCTCGGGCGTCATCAGCGGGATGCCGCGCTTCCAGGACGAGATGCCGACCAGCTTGGCGTCGGCCTCGATCAGGGCGGGAACCGCGTAGCCGGTCGCGACGACCCGCTGGGGGTTCACCGGGATCTCCACGGTGCCGTTGTCGGCGCTGAAGCTACGCGTGGCGGCCTCGTCGGACGCGGAGGTGGAGTCGTCGCTGCTGCCGCAGCCGGCCAGGAGAGCGAGGGCGAGAACGGCCGCGCTGAGATGTCTGAAACGCATATGAGCTGGTCCTTGGACGTGCTGATGAGGGCTATCGGAGAGGTGAGGTTACCCTTACCTAAACCGTCGTTCGTGTCGCTGAGAGGTCATCCCGTGTCGCGCACAGGACAGTCGTTCCTCGTCGGGTCCGACCCGGTTGTCTGCGACGAGTACGGCTACGGGCTCGGCCGACCGAACGGGATCCTCGTCCTGCGGTACCGCTCCTCGTCCGTACTCGGTTTCGGCGAGGGGCGGGAGGACCTGCTGCACCAGTTTTACTGGTCACCCTCCGGAATGCTGGCGGCACGCCACGGCACGACGCCGCTGTTCGTCGGGCCCGACGAGGCGTTCTGGGTGCGCCGCGCGATCACCCACGAGGTCCGCGCCGGGGCCGATCAGAGCGTCTACCGCGTGTGCTTGCGGGAGATCCCACCCGGCCTGCTGGGGTTCCGGGTCGGCATCGCCGCGTTCGCGCCCCACGCGGCCGCGCTGCTGGAGAACATCGCCCGGCCTGGCTACCCGGAGCCGGAGGCGCTCGCGGCCCGCGCGGAGATCATGGCCGGGCTGACCCCGGTCTCGGCCGACGTCGAGGGCGGCCCCGAGGGGCGGTACGCCCTCGCGGTGGCGCGGGCGCTGACCCGCGACCCCGCCGACCCCACCACCCTCGCCGAGTGGGCCGGGCGCTTACACATCAGCCCGAAGACGCTGCAGCGCGACTTCCAGCGGGAGTACGGCACGTCCTACTCGCAGTGGCGGACGGACCTGCGGCTCCGAGCGTCCACCGTGCTGCTGAGGACACACCCGGTGGCGGAGGTGGCGCGGCGGGTCGGGTACGCGAGCACGTCGGCGTTCGTGGCGGCGTTCGGCCGCGCGTACGGCCACACCCCGGGCCGGCACACCGAGCACGTCTGACGACCGCTCGTCGGACGGGACAGCCGGGTCGCCGATTCCCGTTTGGATTCCGCTACGCCGGGGATTCCCCTGCCCCCGACAATGGGGTTGCATCCGACATTCGGGATGTATGTATCCGACGATTGGAGTGTGCCATGGCGAGTACCTCCGACTCCGCCCGTGGGCGCCTCACCGCTGGGCGGACGCCGGTACAGCTGGCCGCGCTCGGCTCCGGCGCGCTGTTCGTGTTGGTCGGCTTGCTCGGGTTCATTCCCGGGCTGACGACGAACTACGACGACCTGGGCGTGGCTGGGCACGAGTCCGAAGCCCTGCTGCTCGGCGTGTTCCAGGTATCGATCCTGCACAACGTCGTACACCTGCTGTTCGGCGTCGCGGGCCTGCTGATGGCGCGCACCGCACGCACGGCGACGCTGTTCCTGGTGGGCGGCGGTGCGATCTACTTCCTGCTGTTCCTCTACGGCCTGGTCATCGACCACGAGAGCGGGGCGAACTTCGTCCCGGTGAACACGGCCGACAACTGGCTGCACCTGCTGCTCGCGGCCGGGATGATCGGAGCCGGCCTGCTCCTCGGCCGTCGCACGGCCGCGAACGTCCGCTGATCCCCTGTCCCGCTGATGCCCTGTCCCGACCTCCCGATCCCGCGGCCCCGTGCGCGACGGCTCACGGGGCCGCGCCCGTCACCGGGGACGCTTGGCGGTGACGCCGGGGAGCGGCTCCGCCCAGTACGCGGACTGGCTGTAGAAGATCTCCTTCACCGTCGGCAGGTCGGCGGCGTCCGGCCAGGTGTCCGGCTTCCACAGACCGCCACGCGTGGACGCCTGCCCGCAGTGCAGGAAGACCTCGTCCACCTCGACGACCGTCCCCAGCGGCGGGCTGTCCCCCGGTAACGACGCCAGGAACGGCGCGTCCCGGACGATCGTCGCCCGCCCGTTGACCCGCACCGTCTCCCGCATCCCGGGCACCAGGAACAGCAGGCCGACGGCGGGCCGCTCCAGGATGTTCCGGAAACTGTCGATCCGCCGGTTGCCCGGCCGGTCCCCGAACGCCAGGTGCCGCTCGTCCAGCAGGACGACGCCGCCGGGCTGCTCACCGCGCGGCGACACGTCCACCGCCCCGTCCGCGCCGACGGTCGCCAGCAGGAAGTACGTCGACAACGCGAGGAAGCGGGCGGTCTGGTCGTCGACCACCGAGATGGCCTTGTCCCGCATGTGCGGGTGTGGTTCCTCGATGAACTCGCGCACTTCGGCCACGCTGGTGACCGGCCGCCCGAACGGCGTCATGCGGTGTCCTCCTCGGTCCGGGGCGTGCAGTCCCGGAGCGGGCACCGCGTCGGTTAGGTCCACCTAACCTAACAGGCGTCCCGCTGCCTTTCCCCGTGCGGTGATGCGAAAGGATGACGGTGTGCGCGCGGAACGCCTGGTGGCTCTGCTCTTCATCCTGCAACGCCGCTCCGCCGCGACCGTGCCCGAGCTGGCCGAGGCGGTCGGCGTCTCCGAGCGGACGCTGCACCGCGACCTCGCCGCCCTCCGCGAGGCCGGTGTCCCGCTCTGGACCGAGACCGGCCGCCACGGTGGCGTCCGCCTGGTGGAAGGCTGGCGCTCGCACCTCGACGGACTGACGTCCCGGGAGGCGGTCGCTCTGTTCGCGATGGGGGTGCCCCGCGCGCTGACCGAGCTGGGCCTGGGCACCGCGGTCTCGGCCGCGCACGCCAAGGTGGCGGCCACGCTGCCGCCCGCGCTACGGGACCAGGCGCAGGTGGTCGCGCAGCGGTTCCACCTGGACGCCCCGGACTGGTTCCGCAGCGAGGAGGACACCGAGCACCTGGCCACGCTCGCCCGGGCGGTGTGGAACTCCCGCCGCACCCGGCTGTGTTACCGGCGGGACAGCGGCACCGTCGAACGCACGGTCGATCCGCTCGGCCTCGTCCTCAAGGCCGGGATCTGGTACCTCGTGGCGCGCGTGGCCGGCACCGACGGCACGATCCGCACCTACCGGGTGGGGCGCATCGCCGAGGCCGACGACCTCGACGAACGCTTCGACCGGCCCGCCGGATTCGACCTGGCCGGCTGGTGGGAGCGGTCGTCGGCGCAGTTCGAGCGCTCGCTGCGCCGCGTCGACGTGCGGATCCGGGTCAGCCCCCGAGGCCTGCGCTGGTTGCGCCAGACCGTCGCCGCGGACGTCGCCCAGGAGGCGTTGCGCACGGCGGGGGCACCCGACGCCGAGGGCTGGCGCGAGCTGACCGTGGGGCTGGAGAGCACGGAGATCGCCGCCGGGCAGCTGCTGCCGCTCGGCGTCGAGGTGGAGGTGCTCGAACCGGCGGCGGTGCGGGCCGCGTTCGCCCACACCGCCGCGGAGATGGCTCGGCGTCACCGATAGCTACCGAGGTTGGTCGTCAGCTCACGATCTCGAGACCCGATCGGTCGACCGTGATGTGTTGCGGCTGGGCGATGAGCCGGGCAGCGCCCTCCGCGGCGTCCACTCCAGCCCGACCCAGAAACCTTCATCGGCGGGAACCGCCTGCACCGGCGCTCCGCGCGCCACGACCGGAGTCCCGGCTCCCGGTGACGCCACCAGCGGAGCGTCCATCAACCACCCGGACGTCGACCTCGCCGATCCGGAGTGGAACACCCCGCACTGTCCCTGGTACTCGATGTACTACCGCGGCAACTATCCCCGACTCCAACGCGTCAAGCTGCGCTGGGACCCTCTCGAGGTGTTCCACCACGCCCTATCGATCGCCCCGACCCCATCGGTGACGGCGCGCCAGCCCGGCTTCCGTGACCGCCACTAATGGGACGTATCGTGTTAGCCTAGGACACCGTTACCGATATTTACTCACGGTACTTTCCTCGGCGGGCTTGCCTGCCCGCTCCACCTCCATCATGTAGCGCCAGGCGTCCGGCCGGCTGCCGTCCACGTCGTCGACGCCGTACCGCCGGGCCAGCGAGCCGCTGTCCAGCGTCCGCCCGCTCAGCTCGGCCCGCTCCGGGTCGGCGGCGAGCGCGGCCACCGTGCGTCCGACGTAGGTCGGCGTCTCCGAGATCGCGAAGTGCGGCTGCGCGGCGGTCGCGTCCCGCCAGTTCCCCTCGCGGACGCCGAACGCGTCGAGCATCGCCTCCGACCGCAGCCAGCCGGGCGTCAACGCGACCGCGGTGACCCCGTGCGACGCCAGCTCGGCCGCTTCCGCGCGCGCCAGGTTGTGCGCCGCGGACTTGGCCACGTAGTACCCCAGCGCGGTGCCGTTGCGGTACTCGGCGTTGTACTCCTCGGTCCCGTCGGTCATCTCGACGAGCAGCCCGGCCGGCGCCTTCAGCACCAGCGGCAGCAGGAAGTGCGACGTGATGACGTGCGCGTCGATGCCCAGGTGCAGCATCCGCAGGCTCGCGTCCAGATCGTGTTCCCAGACCGGCTTGCCCCACTGGAGGTGGTGGTCACCGCCCCAGACGCCGTCGACCAGGA from Cryptosporangium minutisporangium carries:
- a CDS encoding siderophore-interacting protein, which encodes MKQSRTDPGPKVAAHHRAGSGLTRVPYPIGVRRASITRITSVTPAMTRLTFGGDGLQGLHTYQADDHVRIVFPDPDGTQRDPVPNAHDMLDWPHPFPPTRKYTIRRYDPVALELDLDFVLHEGGLASTWVRGAAVGEDVTIAGPPGAEAFPHTYGHYAFVVDATALPALGRWLDESPPDVSAHVVVTGDERAYPLAARERVTVTYDEPDAVRGLPLPEGTFLFAAGEATALKPVRTWARGRLDHLVTGYWKRGVAAHSED
- a CDS encoding helix-turn-helix transcriptional regulator, which codes for MRAERLVALLFILQRRSAATVPELAEAVGVSERTLHRDLAALREAGVPLWTETGRHGGVRLVEGWRSHLDGLTSREAVALFAMGVPRALTELGLGTAVSAAHAKVAATLPPALRDQAQVVAQRFHLDAPDWFRSEEDTEHLATLARAVWNSRRTRLCYRRDSGTVERTVDPLGLVLKAGIWYLVARVAGTDGTIRTYRVGRIAEADDLDERFDRPAGFDLAGWWERSSAQFERSLRRVDVRIRVSPRGLRWLRQTVAADVAQEALRTAGAPDAEGWRELTVGLESTEIAAGQLLPLGVEVEVLEPAAVRAAFAHTAAEMARRHR
- a CDS encoding BBE domain-containing protein, which encodes MRLGDEPGSALRGVHSSPTQKPSSAGTACTGAPRATTGVPAPGDATSGASINHPDVDLADPEWNTPHCPWYSMYYRGNYPRLQRVKLRWDPLEVFHHALSIAPTPSVTARQPGFRDRH
- a CDS encoding FecCD family ABC transporter permease, coding for MALTLAFAALHYGSTWSTSSDVLAALVGRGDEAFVILNWRLPRVTAALAFGAALGLAGALFQNLTRNALGSPDVIGLDTGAYTGALVAITLLGGGAGMLQASSVLGGLAAAAAVYVLSAGRSGLSGLRLIVVGIAVNAILTAVNSWIVLRAELDVAIAATGWSAGSLNGVDWDELVVPLSVLGALAIVLAGLAHTMHQAALGDDVAVTSGVRLDRLRLLLVATGVGCTATVTAVAGPIVFIALAAPQIGRRLAREAGVPLLPAALAGAVLLLAADLTAQVLLAPTALPVGVVTTALGGCYLIWLLMVEVRRR
- a CDS encoding ABC transporter substrate-binding protein is translated as MRFRHLSAAVLALALLAGCGSSDDSTSASDEAATRSFSADNGTVEIPVNPQRVVATGYAVPALIEADAKLVGISSWKRGIPLMTPEDLATYNELTKVAGETAAETNYEAIAAAKPDLIVIGVPKPVLADIDLDRLKGIAPVVAIGPTIPDAWRTLSQKQADAAGATEQFEKGKQAYEAKAAELKTKYASALDSLKFGHVGGYGDISKGQFHREFAKSWGTNVAGDIGVTYYGQVKEPGEGSKAVSEYPSLEELSASLGEADAITYTVQPDGTPSDSVQAVLDSPLWKNLKAVKAGKVFAIRYTEAATYPAATKTLDAIDTAFAPLLAK
- a CDS encoding SDR family oxidoreductase — translated: MTVDLTGKIALVAGGTRGASRAIAVELGRAGAYVYVTGRSSTGQRSDVDRPETIDETVALIEAAGGTGTALRVDHLVPDQVRELAATIDAAHGRLDVLVDGVWGGDHHLQWGKPVWEHDLDASLRMLHLGIDAHVITSHFLLPLVLKAPAGLLVEMTDGTEEYNAEYRNGTALGYYVAKSAAHNLARAEAAELASHGVTAVALTPGWLRSEAMLDAFGVREGNWRDATAAQPHFAISETPTYVGRTVAALAADPERAELSGRTLDSGSLARRYGVDDVDGSRPDAWRYMMEVERAGKPAEESTVSKYR
- a CDS encoding AraC family transcriptional regulator, which produces MSRTGQSFLVGSDPVVCDEYGYGLGRPNGILVLRYRSSSVLGFGEGREDLLHQFYWSPSGMLAARHGTTPLFVGPDEAFWVRRAITHEVRAGADQSVYRVCLREIPPGLLGFRVGIAAFAPHAAALLENIARPGYPEPEALAARAEIMAGLTPVSADVEGGPEGRYALAVARALTRDPADPTTLAEWAGRLHISPKTLQRDFQREYGTSYSQWRTDLRLRASTVLLRTHPVAEVARRVGYASTSAFVAAFGRAYGHTPGRHTEHV
- a CDS encoding MSMEG_1061 family FMN-dependent PPOX-type flavoprotein; translated protein: MTPFGRPVTSVAEVREFIEEPHPHMRDKAISVVDDQTARFLALSTYFLLATVGADGAVDVSPRGEQPGGVVLLDERHLAFGDRPGNRRIDSFRNILERPAVGLLFLVPGMRETVRVNGRATIVRDAPFLASLPGDSPPLGTVVEVDEVFLHCGQASTRGGLWKPDTWPDAADLPTVKEIFYSQSAYWAEPLPGVTAKRPR
- a CDS encoding DUF4383 domain-containing protein, which translates into the protein MASTSDSARGRLTAGRTPVQLAALGSGALFVLVGLLGFIPGLTTNYDDLGVAGHESEALLLGVFQVSILHNVVHLLFGVAGLLMARTARTATLFLVGGGAIYFLLFLYGLVIDHESGANFVPVNTADNWLHLLLAAGMIGAGLLLGRRTAANVR
- a CDS encoding FecCD family ABC transporter permease is translated as MRRTARTDQLLFLTVALVVLLGALLAGVAVGARSVAPAEVWRALFDYAGTDDHVVVRDLRLPRTVFGVCVGAALGVSGALIQTVSRNPLAEPALLGLTAGAGFAINVGVLAGLAGTQLGQLGLAVVGCAVASVIVYAVGRTSPLRLLLAGVALTAVLMGISLGLRLTFPDVFDRYRFWSVGALAGSERIPLTVPVVVVALSLAGALLMSRPLSTLALGEDVARGLGAHVGRTRAVVLLLVTVLAGTATAVAGPVAFVGLIVPHLARRIAADSVPWLLVHSLVVGAVLLVVADVGARLLLPTGEVPVAVVTAFLGGPVLIWAVRTFEAAS